In Deltaproteobacteria bacterium, a single window of DNA contains:
- a CDS encoding ATP synthase F0 subunit B: MIPVLSAAFLAFAAAAFASEAAGGHHGGIPWGDIVKQFVNFAILVGALVYFLKKPLSSFLKERSEMLRKSIEDASRAREEAAAKLAAIETRVAGLAGEIAEMNRKMEAEADDEALRIHAAAQAEIERVRVQAQFSADQEVKKAREELRREAAALATGAAEEIVRKAMTPEDQERLVRENIEKIREVVR, encoded by the coding sequence ATGATTCCGGTCCTTTCCGCTGCGTTCCTTGCGTTCGCCGCCGCCGCCTTCGCATCCGAAGCCGCGGGCGGCCATCACGGCGGCATCCCCTGGGGAGACATCGTCAAGCAGTTCGTAAACTTCGCGATCCTCGTCGGGGCGCTCGTCTACTTCCTCAAGAAACCGCTTTCCTCGTTCCTCAAGGAGAGGAGCGAGATGCTGCGCAAGTCGATCGAGGACGCATCGCGGGCAAGGGAAGAGGCAGCCGCGAAACTCGCCGCCATCGAGACGCGGGTGGCGGGACTCGCCGGCGAGATAGCGGAGATGAACCGGAAGATGGAGGCCGAGGCAGATGATGAAGCGCTGCGCATTCACGCCGCGGCGCAGGCCGAAATCGAGCGGGTCCGGGTCCAGGCGCAGTTCTCGGCGGACCAGGAAGTGAAGAAGGCCCGCGAGGAGCTGCGCCGCGAGGCGGCCGCCCTCGCCACCGGCGCGGCGGAGGAGATTGTCCGGAAGGCGATGACTCCGGAGGACCAGGAGCGGCTCGTGAGGGAGAACATAGAAAAGATCCGTGAGGTCGTGCGTTGA